A stretch of DNA from Catenulispora acidiphila DSM 44928:
CGGCTGAAGCCGAAGCGTGCCACGGCCCAGTCGTCGCGTTCGTGAGTGGTGGCTTCAGATTCTGCCGCAGGTAGTGGTTCCTTGAGGTCCTCGAACAGGGTGCTGAGACCCTCGGTCTCCTCCGTGTCAAGGAGCTGCGATAGTCCGAGGAAGCTCGCAGGGACGCCGGCCGCAGGCTCAGTCACGGTGAATTCCAGACCTGCCTTCAGGCAGCCCAAGACCGTCGCGACGAACGCGGCGGTGGGATGCCGGGCGATGCCCACGCGTCCCGGCTCGGCCTCCCGCGCGCCGAGGAACGCGGCGACCCGGTCGGCGGCGCGCGCCAGCCACCGGTAGCCGTGTTCGCCGTCGGCGCCGACGACCGCGACGCGATCAGCCTGCTGAGCGAAGCGGTCCACGGCGAGATGCGGGGTCCAGGCGGCTGCGGTGGCGTTTCCATCGGCAGAGCCGGAAGCATCGGAGGAGTCGGCGGCAGCTCCCGGAGCCCCGCCGAGCTCCGACACCGCCCGCCCCGGATCCTCGAGCGCGTCCCGCACCAGCGCGACCACCTGCGCCAGCAGCTCACGCATCATCGAGCCGTGATACCGGTCGGCGTTGAACGCCAGGTCGAAGCCCAGCCGTCCGCCGCGCTCCTGCGCGGTGAGCGCGAGGTCGAACTTGCTCGGCAACGCCGGCAGCTCCAGCGGCTCGACCGCGATCCCGGCGACCGTCTCGGCCTCCGGCGGCCCGATCACGTTCAGCAGCGCCTGGAACAGCGGGGTCTGGCGCGGGTCGCGCGGCGCCTGGAGCTCCTTGACCAGCACGTCGAAGGGCGCGTCGGCGTTGGCGTAGCCGTCCAGCGCGGCCTGGCGCACCCGAGCCAGCAGGTCGCCGAACGACGGGTCGCCGCGCAGGTCCACGCGGACCGGCAGGGTGTTGACGAAGAAGCCGATCAGCGCGTGCGTGCCGGCGTCCGCGCGCCCGGCGATCGGCACGCCGACCACCACGTCGCGCCGTCCGGACCAGCGTCCCAGCGTCGCGCCGAGGGCCGCCAGCAGCACCATGAACGTGGTCACGCCGTGCTTGCGCCGCAGGTCGCCCAACGCCGCCGACTCCGCGCCGGTCAGCTCGGCGCGGGCCCGCTCGATGCCGCCGCCGGGGACCGCCAGCCGCCGTGACACCGGCATCGCCAGTACCGGCGGCGCACCGGCGAGGTGGTCGCGCCAGTAGGCGAGCTGCCCGGTGAGTTCCTCGCCGGCGATATGCGCGCGCTGCCAGACCGCGAAGTCCGGGTACTGGACCGTCAGCTCCGGCAATCCGGCGCGCTCGGGGTCGCCGCCCGCGGCGTACAGCGCGAGCAGTTCCCGGACGAACAGACCGATCGACCAGGCGTCGGCGACGATGTGGTGCACCGTGACGCTGAGGACGTATTCGGGCTCTGCGTCGGTCGCGCCATTGGTGCCGCCGCCGCTGCCGTCACTACCGTCCACCGCGACCAGCAGGCAGCGGAACAGCGGCCCGAGCGCCAGGTCGAACGCCGTCTCAGCCTGCCGGTCCGCGAGCCGCAGCGCCGCCGCCAGGCTGTCGGTGCGCGCCGTCTCCAGGCGCCACTGCGCGTCCGGCGGGTCGACGATCTGCACCGGCTGCCCGTCGATCACCGGGAACCGGGCCCGCAGCGCGTCGTGCCGCGCCACGATCGCCGCGACGCCGGCTTCCAGCGCCGCGACGTCCACCGGTCCGGCCAGGCGCCGGCGGCCGTGCACGTTGTAGGCGGTCGGCGGCAGCAGCTGGCTCTCCAGCCACAACCGCTCCTGGTCGAAGGACAGCACCGGCTCGGCATCGGCGGGGCGGCGCGTCAGGGCACTGCGCCGCGAGGCGGACTCGGCCTGGACGCGGGCGGCCAGGGCGGCGACGGTCGGCTCCTGGAAGACGTCCTTGACCGGGATGTCCACGCCGAGCGTCTTGCGGATGCGGGAGACGACCTGGATCGCCTGCAAAGAGGTGGCGTCCAGGCTGAAGAAGTCGTCGAGCGCGCCGACGTCGGGGCGGCCCAGGATGTCGCGCCAGATGGCGGCGACGGCCTCCTCGTACGGTGT
This window harbors:
- a CDS encoding condensation domain-containing protein, whose translation is MAHVSQAHDQAGAAGAVPPRTPYEEAVAAIWRDILGRPDVGALDDFFSLDATSLQAIQVVSRIRKTLGVDIPVKDVFQEPTVAALAARVQAESASRRSALTRRPADAEPVLSFDQERLWLESQLLPPTAYNVHGRRRLAGPVDVAALEAGVAAIVARHDALRARFPVIDGQPVQIVDPPDAQWRLETARTDSLAAALRLADRQAETAFDLALGPLFRCLLVAVDGSDGSGGGTNGATDAEPEYVLSVTVHHIVADAWSIGLFVRELLALYAAGGDPERAGLPELTVQYPDFAVWQRAHIAGEELTGQLAYWRDHLAGAPPVLAMPVSRRLAVPGGGIERARAELTGAESAALGDLRRKHGVTTFMVLLAALGATLGRWSGRRDVVVGVPIAGRADAGTHALIGFFVNTLPVRVDLRGDPSFGDLLARVRQAALDGYANADAPFDVLVKELQAPRDPRQTPLFQALLNVIGPPEAETVAGIAVEPLELPALPSKFDLALTAQERGGRLGFDLAFNADRYHGSMMRELLAQVVALVRDALEDPGRAVSELGGAPGAAADSSDASGSADGNATAAAWTPHLAVDRFAQQADRVAVVGADGEHGYRWLARAADRVAAFLGAREAEPGRVGIARHPTAAFVATVLGCLKAGLEFTVTEPAAGVPASFLGLSQLLDTEETEGLSTLFEDLKEPLPAAESEATTHERDDWAVARFGFSRDDRFAAPATSPGLLVSALSSALSAGATLVMTELTPAGGVAELGDWLRSQAVSVLYTAPPLIRALAAADLRLPTLRFALVDNAGDFLPHDVEAAALLSPDCRCVSLYRVGQDGRPVAVYAVPADFTVASAPLRVPLGTGAVGLPHPSGRPAAIGEIAEIRADGRRTGDLGRWRADGVLEYTGLAGADPGQDLAEAASALRDVAEVRDALVTEQVGDEGDAIVVAYLVGPDPDAGTSGIRRYLISRLPEWLIPGALVVVGALPLTAEGDHDVALLPRTDPGAATEVYVAPRTPMEQQLVDVMAALLAVDRIGVHDTFFELGGFSLLATRLTSRIRDLFDVELSLRDVFEAPTVEGLAQLILRAQSEAFGGEDLEGLLAEITAAD